One window of Nymphaea colorata isolate Beijing-Zhang1983 chromosome 1, ASM883128v2, whole genome shotgun sequence genomic DNA carries:
- the LOC116245942 gene encoding probable AMP deaminase isoform X1 — protein sequence MGSPSSTGGSGGGSALQLAMAAFLGASVTAVSAFLFHIHTLNGLIDYVQSLSRRKGLADVQEEEDGEEREAEEGDDDYEEDQDEEEEEVEEEVEEEDADDDRDEEKKEEDDHADDDEEAEEVNGNASVAASDSSLAKLKGDSMEEDVIMLRPSSNGDSSLGSLELNQNALPRLRTGRETGTCHTIGHSPLRSGVSSTDKPSIPKSLSGIAPETALHNGKNETPLLENGYHPNCNCSSVLPEVSHASSPSGEPSNEQSISDISAETSRSKPQHDVLIRLKISPQVAIKAEDDEVCSMLQECLELREKYIFKETYFPWEKETVSDLHASNLASCCSSARENQHYFKMEVGVVHVYAANGQDLFPVANSTTFFTDMHQILKIASLGNARTTCFRRLELLEDKFNLHLKLNCDKEFLAQKDAPHRDIYNVRKVDTHVHHSACMNQKHLLRFIKSKLSKEPDEVVIFRDGKYLTLKEVFESLQLTGYDLNVDLLDVHVEMSSFHQFDKFNLKYNPFGQSRLREIFLKHDNLIQGRFLAQLTKEVLFDLEASKYQMAEYRISIHGRKKSEWDQLASWFVNNEIYSANAVWLIQLPRLYNVYKEMGVVTSFQNILDNVFIPLFEVTVDPSTHPQLDILLKQVVGFDLVDDESKLERCPTKHMPTPAEWTNYFNPAYSYYAYYCYANLYVLNKLRESKGMTIIKFRPHCGEAGDVDHLAAAFLVAHNIAHGNNLKRSPVLQYLYYLSQIGLAMSPLSNNSLFLKYNRNPFPKFFARGLNVSLSTDDPLQIHFTKEPLLEEYSFAAQVWKLSSCDLCEIARNSVYQSGFPHSSKSHWLGRRYYKMGTEGNDVHKTNVPQVRVEFRHEMWEEEMRYIYSGHARFTEEY from the exons atgGGGTCGCCTTCATCTACTGGAGGAAGCGGTGGTGGATCAGCGCTTCAGTTGGCCATGGCTGCCTTTCTTGGAGCGTCTGTGACGGCCGTTTCTGCGTTTCTCTTTCACATCCATACACTCAACGGTCTTATTGATTATGTCCAATCCCTCAGCCGACGGAAGGGTCTTGCAGAcgtccaagaagaagaagacggggAAGAGAGGGAAGCAGAAGAGGGAGATGATGATTACGAGGAGGAtcaagacgaagaagaagaagaagtagaagaagaagtagaagaagaagacgccGACGATGATCgtgatgaagaaaaaaaagaagaagacgaccaCGCCGACGACgatgaagaagcagaagaagttAATGGCAACGCATCTGTCGCGGCATCAGACTCCTCGTTGGCGAAGTTGAAGGGAGATTCTATGGAGGAGGACGTCATTATGTTACGTCCGTCCTCCAATGGTGATTCTAGCTTGGGTAGTCTTGAATTAAACCAGAATGCACTTCCACGTCTTCGAACGGGAAGAGAAA CAGGAACGTGCCACACTATTGGCCATTCGCCACTAAGGTCTGGGGTATCATCCACTGACAAGCCATCAATTCCAAAGTCATTATCTGGAATTGCACCAGAAACTGCATTGCACAATGGCAAGAATGAGACTCCTCTGCTTGAAAATGGATACCACCCAAACTGCAACTGT TCTTCTGTTTTACCAGAAGTTTCACATGCGAGCAGTCCATCTGGAGAACCTTCTAATGAACAATCTATATCTGATATCTCAGCAGAAACTTCAAGGTCAAAGCCTCAACATGATGTGCTGATTCGGTTGAAAATCTCACCTCAAG TGGCAATTAAAGCAGAAGATGATGAAGTATGTTCAATGCTTCAAGAATGTCTTGAATTACGGGAAAAGTACATTTtcaaagaaacatattttcctTGGGAAAAGGAAACTGTCTCTGACTTGCATGCTTCAAATCTTGCCTCATGTTGCTCCTCTGCTCGAGAAAATCAG CACTATTTTAAGATGGAAGTCGGTGTTGTACATGTATATGCTGCGAATG GTCAAGATCTATTCCCAGTTGCAAATTCAACGACTTTTTTCACTGATATGCatcaaatcttgaaaattgccTCCTTAGGAAATGCACGTACAACATGCTTTAGGCGATTAGAGCTGCTAGAAGAT AAGTTTAATCTTCATCTCAAGTTAAATTGTGATAAGGAATTCCTAGCACAGAAGGATGCTCCTCATCGTGATATTTACAATGTTAGAAAAGTTGATACACATGTTCATCACTCTGCATGTATGAATCAGAAGCATCTTCTGAGAttcataaaatcaaaactaTCTAAAGAACCTGATGAG gtTGTAATATTTCGAGATGGGAAGTATCTGACTCTTAAAGAAGTGTTTGAAAGCTTGCAGTTGACAGG GTATGATTTAAATGTTGATTTGCTGGATGTGCATGTGGAGATGAGCAGCTTTCATCAGTTTGATAAATTCAATCTAAAGTACAATCCTTTTGGGCAGAGCAGGCTCcgtgaaatatttttgaagcatGATAACCTTATCCAGG GCCGTTTTTTGGCTCAGTTAACAAAGGAAGTGCTGTTTGATCTTGAAGCAAGCAAATACCAG ATGGCTGAGTATAGAATATCAATCCATGGGAGAAAAAAGAGTGAATGGGACCAATTAGCAAGCTGGTTTGTGAACAATGAGATTTATAGTGCAAATGCTGTGTGGTTAATTCAG CTACCTCGATTGTATAATGTGTACAAGGAAATGGGAGTTGTTACTTCATTTCAAAACATCTTAGACAATGTTTTTATTCCTCTCTTTGAAGTCACAGTTGATCCAAGTACTCATCCTCAGCTGGACATTTTATTAAAACAG GTTGTTGGCTTTGATCTTGTAGATGATGAAAGCAAGCTTGAAAGATGCCCAACAAAGCATATGCCTACTCCTGCTGAATGGACAAATTATTTCAATCCTGCATACTCATATTATGCGTATTACTGTTATGCAAATTTGTATGTTCTGAACAAg CTAAGAGAAAGCAAAGGAATGACCATAATCAAATTCCGACCACATTGTGGTGAG GCAGGAGATGTCGATCATCTGGCTGCTGCATTCCTTGTGGCACACAACATTGCTCATGGGAATAATCTCAAAAGATCCCCTGTTTTGCAGTATCTGTACTATCTTTCTCAG ATAGGATTGGCAATGTCTCCTTTGAGTAACAACTCTTTGTTTCTCAAATACAATCGAAACCCATTTCCAAAGTTTTTTGCTCGAGGATTGAATGTGTCGCTCTCAACAGATGATCCATTGCAGATCCATTTTACCAAGGAACCTCTGTTAGAGGAATACAGTTTTGCTGCTCAG GTTTGGAAGCTAAGTTCTTGTGATCTATGTGAGATTGCGAGGAATTCAGTGTACCAGTCAGGTTTTCCTCACTCATCTAAG TCTCATTGGCTTGGGAGGCGGTACTACAAAATGGGCACTGAAGGCAATGATGTTCATAAGACAAATGTACCACAAGTACGAGTTGAGTTTCGGCATGAG atgTGGGAAGAAGAAATGCGATATATTTATTCAGGACATGCAAGATTTACTGAAGAATATTGA
- the LOC116245942 gene encoding probable AMP deaminase isoform X2: MGSPSSTGGSGGGSALQLAMAAFLGASVTAVSAFLFHIHTLNGLIDYVQSLSRRKGLADVQEEEDGEEREAEEGDDDYEEDQDEEEEEVEEEVEEEDADDDRDEEKKEEDDHADDDEEAEEVNGNASVAASDSSLAKLKGDSMEEDVIMLRPSSNGDSSLGSLELNQNALPRLRTGRERTCHTIGHSPLRSGVSSTDKPSIPKSLSGIAPETALHNGKNETPLLENGYHPNCNCSSVLPEVSHASSPSGEPSNEQSISDISAETSRSKPQHDVLIRLKISPQVAIKAEDDEVCSMLQECLELREKYIFKETYFPWEKETVSDLHASNLASCCSSARENQHYFKMEVGVVHVYAANGQDLFPVANSTTFFTDMHQILKIASLGNARTTCFRRLELLEDKFNLHLKLNCDKEFLAQKDAPHRDIYNVRKVDTHVHHSACMNQKHLLRFIKSKLSKEPDEVVIFRDGKYLTLKEVFESLQLTGYDLNVDLLDVHVEMSSFHQFDKFNLKYNPFGQSRLREIFLKHDNLIQGRFLAQLTKEVLFDLEASKYQMAEYRISIHGRKKSEWDQLASWFVNNEIYSANAVWLIQLPRLYNVYKEMGVVTSFQNILDNVFIPLFEVTVDPSTHPQLDILLKQVVGFDLVDDESKLERCPTKHMPTPAEWTNYFNPAYSYYAYYCYANLYVLNKLRESKGMTIIKFRPHCGEAGDVDHLAAAFLVAHNIAHGNNLKRSPVLQYLYYLSQIGLAMSPLSNNSLFLKYNRNPFPKFFARGLNVSLSTDDPLQIHFTKEPLLEEYSFAAQVWKLSSCDLCEIARNSVYQSGFPHSSKSHWLGRRYYKMGTEGNDVHKTNVPQVRVEFRHEMWEEEMRYIYSGHARFTEEY, encoded by the exons atgGGGTCGCCTTCATCTACTGGAGGAAGCGGTGGTGGATCAGCGCTTCAGTTGGCCATGGCTGCCTTTCTTGGAGCGTCTGTGACGGCCGTTTCTGCGTTTCTCTTTCACATCCATACACTCAACGGTCTTATTGATTATGTCCAATCCCTCAGCCGACGGAAGGGTCTTGCAGAcgtccaagaagaagaagacggggAAGAGAGGGAAGCAGAAGAGGGAGATGATGATTACGAGGAGGAtcaagacgaagaagaagaagaagtagaagaagaagtagaagaagaagacgccGACGATGATCgtgatgaagaaaaaaaagaagaagacgaccaCGCCGACGACgatgaagaagcagaagaagttAATGGCAACGCATCTGTCGCGGCATCAGACTCCTCGTTGGCGAAGTTGAAGGGAGATTCTATGGAGGAGGACGTCATTATGTTACGTCCGTCCTCCAATGGTGATTCTAGCTTGGGTAGTCTTGAATTAAACCAGAATGCACTTCCACGTCTTCGAACGGGAAGAGAAA GAACGTGCCACACTATTGGCCATTCGCCACTAAGGTCTGGGGTATCATCCACTGACAAGCCATCAATTCCAAAGTCATTATCTGGAATTGCACCAGAAACTGCATTGCACAATGGCAAGAATGAGACTCCTCTGCTTGAAAATGGATACCACCCAAACTGCAACTGT TCTTCTGTTTTACCAGAAGTTTCACATGCGAGCAGTCCATCTGGAGAACCTTCTAATGAACAATCTATATCTGATATCTCAGCAGAAACTTCAAGGTCAAAGCCTCAACATGATGTGCTGATTCGGTTGAAAATCTCACCTCAAG TGGCAATTAAAGCAGAAGATGATGAAGTATGTTCAATGCTTCAAGAATGTCTTGAATTACGGGAAAAGTACATTTtcaaagaaacatattttcctTGGGAAAAGGAAACTGTCTCTGACTTGCATGCTTCAAATCTTGCCTCATGTTGCTCCTCTGCTCGAGAAAATCAG CACTATTTTAAGATGGAAGTCGGTGTTGTACATGTATATGCTGCGAATG GTCAAGATCTATTCCCAGTTGCAAATTCAACGACTTTTTTCACTGATATGCatcaaatcttgaaaattgccTCCTTAGGAAATGCACGTACAACATGCTTTAGGCGATTAGAGCTGCTAGAAGAT AAGTTTAATCTTCATCTCAAGTTAAATTGTGATAAGGAATTCCTAGCACAGAAGGATGCTCCTCATCGTGATATTTACAATGTTAGAAAAGTTGATACACATGTTCATCACTCTGCATGTATGAATCAGAAGCATCTTCTGAGAttcataaaatcaaaactaTCTAAAGAACCTGATGAG gtTGTAATATTTCGAGATGGGAAGTATCTGACTCTTAAAGAAGTGTTTGAAAGCTTGCAGTTGACAGG GTATGATTTAAATGTTGATTTGCTGGATGTGCATGTGGAGATGAGCAGCTTTCATCAGTTTGATAAATTCAATCTAAAGTACAATCCTTTTGGGCAGAGCAGGCTCcgtgaaatatttttgaagcatGATAACCTTATCCAGG GCCGTTTTTTGGCTCAGTTAACAAAGGAAGTGCTGTTTGATCTTGAAGCAAGCAAATACCAG ATGGCTGAGTATAGAATATCAATCCATGGGAGAAAAAAGAGTGAATGGGACCAATTAGCAAGCTGGTTTGTGAACAATGAGATTTATAGTGCAAATGCTGTGTGGTTAATTCAG CTACCTCGATTGTATAATGTGTACAAGGAAATGGGAGTTGTTACTTCATTTCAAAACATCTTAGACAATGTTTTTATTCCTCTCTTTGAAGTCACAGTTGATCCAAGTACTCATCCTCAGCTGGACATTTTATTAAAACAG GTTGTTGGCTTTGATCTTGTAGATGATGAAAGCAAGCTTGAAAGATGCCCAACAAAGCATATGCCTACTCCTGCTGAATGGACAAATTATTTCAATCCTGCATACTCATATTATGCGTATTACTGTTATGCAAATTTGTATGTTCTGAACAAg CTAAGAGAAAGCAAAGGAATGACCATAATCAAATTCCGACCACATTGTGGTGAG GCAGGAGATGTCGATCATCTGGCTGCTGCATTCCTTGTGGCACACAACATTGCTCATGGGAATAATCTCAAAAGATCCCCTGTTTTGCAGTATCTGTACTATCTTTCTCAG ATAGGATTGGCAATGTCTCCTTTGAGTAACAACTCTTTGTTTCTCAAATACAATCGAAACCCATTTCCAAAGTTTTTTGCTCGAGGATTGAATGTGTCGCTCTCAACAGATGATCCATTGCAGATCCATTTTACCAAGGAACCTCTGTTAGAGGAATACAGTTTTGCTGCTCAG GTTTGGAAGCTAAGTTCTTGTGATCTATGTGAGATTGCGAGGAATTCAGTGTACCAGTCAGGTTTTCCTCACTCATCTAAG TCTCATTGGCTTGGGAGGCGGTACTACAAAATGGGCACTGAAGGCAATGATGTTCATAAGACAAATGTACCACAAGTACGAGTTGAGTTTCGGCATGAG atgTGGGAAGAAGAAATGCGATATATTTATTCAGGACATGCAAGATTTACTGAAGAATATTGA
- the LOC116245942 gene encoding AMP deaminase-like isoform X3, producing the protein MGSPSSTGGSGGGSALQLAMAAFLGASVTAVSAFLFHIHTLNGLIDYVQSLSRRKGLADVQEEEDGEEREAEEGDDDYEEDQDEEEEEVEEEVEEEDADDDRDEEKKEEDDHADDDEEAEEVNGNASVAASDSSLAKLKGDSMEEDVIMLRPSSNGDSSLGSLELNQNALPRLRTGRETGTCHTIGHSPLRSGVSSTDKPSIPKSLSGIAPETALHNGKNETPLLENGYHPNCNCSSVLPEVSHASSPSGEPSNEQSISDISAETSRSKPQHDVLIRLKISPQVAIKAEDDEVCSMLQECLELREKYIFKETYFPWEKETVSDLHASNLASCCSSARENQHYFKMEVGVVHVYAANGQDLFPVANSTTFFTDMHQILKIASLGNARTTCFRRLELLEDKFNLHLKLNCDKEFLAQKDAPHRDIYNVRKVDTHVHHSACMNQKHLLRFIKSKLSKEPDEVVIFRDGKYLTLKEVFESLQLTGYDLNVDLLDVHVEMSSFHQFDKFNLKYNPFGQSRLREIFLKHDNLIQGRFLAQLTKEVLFDLEASKYQMAEYRISIHGRKKSEWDQLASWFVNNEIYSANAVWLIQLPRLYNVYKEMGVVTSFQNILDNVFIPLFEVTVDPSTHPQLDILLKQVVGFDLVDDESKLERCPTKHMPTPAEWTNYFNPAYSYYAYYCYANLYVLNKLRESKGMTIIKFRPHCGRRCRSSGCCIPCGTQHCSWE; encoded by the exons atgGGGTCGCCTTCATCTACTGGAGGAAGCGGTGGTGGATCAGCGCTTCAGTTGGCCATGGCTGCCTTTCTTGGAGCGTCTGTGACGGCCGTTTCTGCGTTTCTCTTTCACATCCATACACTCAACGGTCTTATTGATTATGTCCAATCCCTCAGCCGACGGAAGGGTCTTGCAGAcgtccaagaagaagaagacggggAAGAGAGGGAAGCAGAAGAGGGAGATGATGATTACGAGGAGGAtcaagacgaagaagaagaagaagtagaagaagaagtagaagaagaagacgccGACGATGATCgtgatgaagaaaaaaaagaagaagacgaccaCGCCGACGACgatgaagaagcagaagaagttAATGGCAACGCATCTGTCGCGGCATCAGACTCCTCGTTGGCGAAGTTGAAGGGAGATTCTATGGAGGAGGACGTCATTATGTTACGTCCGTCCTCCAATGGTGATTCTAGCTTGGGTAGTCTTGAATTAAACCAGAATGCACTTCCACGTCTTCGAACGGGAAGAGAAA CAGGAACGTGCCACACTATTGGCCATTCGCCACTAAGGTCTGGGGTATCATCCACTGACAAGCCATCAATTCCAAAGTCATTATCTGGAATTGCACCAGAAACTGCATTGCACAATGGCAAGAATGAGACTCCTCTGCTTGAAAATGGATACCACCCAAACTGCAACTGT TCTTCTGTTTTACCAGAAGTTTCACATGCGAGCAGTCCATCTGGAGAACCTTCTAATGAACAATCTATATCTGATATCTCAGCAGAAACTTCAAGGTCAAAGCCTCAACATGATGTGCTGATTCGGTTGAAAATCTCACCTCAAG TGGCAATTAAAGCAGAAGATGATGAAGTATGTTCAATGCTTCAAGAATGTCTTGAATTACGGGAAAAGTACATTTtcaaagaaacatattttcctTGGGAAAAGGAAACTGTCTCTGACTTGCATGCTTCAAATCTTGCCTCATGTTGCTCCTCTGCTCGAGAAAATCAG CACTATTTTAAGATGGAAGTCGGTGTTGTACATGTATATGCTGCGAATG GTCAAGATCTATTCCCAGTTGCAAATTCAACGACTTTTTTCACTGATATGCatcaaatcttgaaaattgccTCCTTAGGAAATGCACGTACAACATGCTTTAGGCGATTAGAGCTGCTAGAAGAT AAGTTTAATCTTCATCTCAAGTTAAATTGTGATAAGGAATTCCTAGCACAGAAGGATGCTCCTCATCGTGATATTTACAATGTTAGAAAAGTTGATACACATGTTCATCACTCTGCATGTATGAATCAGAAGCATCTTCTGAGAttcataaaatcaaaactaTCTAAAGAACCTGATGAG gtTGTAATATTTCGAGATGGGAAGTATCTGACTCTTAAAGAAGTGTTTGAAAGCTTGCAGTTGACAGG GTATGATTTAAATGTTGATTTGCTGGATGTGCATGTGGAGATGAGCAGCTTTCATCAGTTTGATAAATTCAATCTAAAGTACAATCCTTTTGGGCAGAGCAGGCTCcgtgaaatatttttgaagcatGATAACCTTATCCAGG GCCGTTTTTTGGCTCAGTTAACAAAGGAAGTGCTGTTTGATCTTGAAGCAAGCAAATACCAG ATGGCTGAGTATAGAATATCAATCCATGGGAGAAAAAAGAGTGAATGGGACCAATTAGCAAGCTGGTTTGTGAACAATGAGATTTATAGTGCAAATGCTGTGTGGTTAATTCAG CTACCTCGATTGTATAATGTGTACAAGGAAATGGGAGTTGTTACTTCATTTCAAAACATCTTAGACAATGTTTTTATTCCTCTCTTTGAAGTCACAGTTGATCCAAGTACTCATCCTCAGCTGGACATTTTATTAAAACAG GTTGTTGGCTTTGATCTTGTAGATGATGAAAGCAAGCTTGAAAGATGCCCAACAAAGCATATGCCTACTCCTGCTGAATGGACAAATTATTTCAATCCTGCATACTCATATTATGCGTATTACTGTTATGCAAATTTGTATGTTCTGAACAAg CTAAGAGAAAGCAAAGGAATGACCATAATCAAATTCCGACCACATTGTG GCAGGAGATGTCGATCATCTGGCTGCTGCATTCCTTGTGGCACACAACATTGCTCATGGGAATAA